The following proteins are encoded in a genomic region of Montipora foliosa isolate CH-2021 chromosome 10, ASM3666993v2, whole genome shotgun sequence:
- the LOC137973018 gene encoding rho GTPase-activating protein syd-1-like, protein MLDRYKKGIFFTAFSMSIVSRDLNEIEFSFREEGCFDTTAPQNIHGEIEMENETRKHSRRSITAEVIAKIQAIDKEDMLEAGKVETSVKPQHKFDKAESKVDLNRGYESNAMNESEITDQTGRFIIRNVPIVKSSTAPLGFFIRQGDGKVTKQGIFVSRITKGSVVDSNGLIDVGDEIISVNYVQLEGFSLDDVVRLIQIPRKLILTIKTSALSIKPNLSVEDASNLPILHKKTTEKRTLKAYEYKNQENCAHNCKEPGNRDKQCQQTERERFKVDNDNANEDRDPPRSSDLKQSNDTIEELIRVIREQNSSKNIENIPESVNSLSLATQLSQTQDARSLTNSTVNARETRKVGVPKRNLSADSIVLSKRTPPNVTRKSSTLTPVTTVSLIFDDPEDLTIEPFVHNSIPTKSSMTQDDSLKSSLNSPSSLASSPKLRRRLPCVPSDSGRSTRSTAECSTESNVISSKAQLSLPSEPRSRRILPTPPPSPPSSSRKLSNTGNENQLSGKSNRNSGSGLSDNESVDVESPSASSASRKDSGKSLSQLFSAFTSKNHSDVSDGKEKRKESQERPESGKNTSSTHRPPSTQQDILEQQKHSMFLHSFASGSLQPPGFQRRLFSRSSHPNLLMTVSEEPTKDERKISVPSQSANGTDNSKVSPKVFKRRASLTSIGETLVNQVPSQDMSDINRLRSESEPGFMIFPDDYAGQNLLSSHAVSGMVSLHIIKATNLQLTDKKLLEKKKKVHCAVEVDFEQKALTSSKRASKTLLWDEMFEVEIQHGRQVCLSCYTSRHEFDKPVAKVLFNLSPFVRFGKWHKVVFRMQPQGVIHLEMGFVEMRTLLQRTPSDRKSGVFGFQLNVTSQNENTDVPFVVRKCVEEIDRRGLTCQGLYRISGNARRKKQLHAQFDEDSAAVDLSEENYPDIHIIAGILKDYLRELPEPLITESLSKLLIKAAKEHVQDQDLASQKRLLSKLLVQLPQINRETLIYLLNHFMRVIAEKDTNKMDAHNLSVCFGPVLLCPPANLTESKDLLDLKLHIKVVEFLFYLWKNAKSTSS, encoded by the coding sequence ATGCTAGACAGGTATAAAAAGGGAATATTCTTTACAGCTTTCAGTATGTCAATAGTGTCAAGGGATTTGAACGAAATTGAATTCAGTTTTCGCGAGGAAGGCTGTTTCGACACGACGGCACCACAGAATATCCACGGTGAAATCGAAATGGAGAATGAAACACGAAAACATTCTCGCAGAAGCATAACTGCCGAAGTTATCGCCAAAATTCAGGCGATAGACAAGGAAGATATGCTTGAAGCTGGCAAAGTCGAGACAAGTGTCAAACCACAGCACAAGTTTGACAAAGCGGAGTCGAAAGTGGATTTAAACAGGGGTTATGAATCCAATGCAATGAACGAGAGCGAGATTACCGACCAAACGGGAAGATTTATCATTCGCAATGTGCCGATTGTGAAAAGTTCAACAGCACCGCTTGGTTTTTTTATTCGCCAAGGAGATGGGAAAGTCACTAAACAAGGAATATTTGTGTCACGTATCACAAAAGGAAGTGTTGTAGACTCCAACGGTTTGATCGATGTGGGCGATGAAATTATTTCTGTGAATTACGTTCAACTTGAGGGCTTTAGTTTGGATGATGTTGTGCGACTTATTCAAATTCCtcgaaaattaattttaacGATCAAGACGAGTGCTCTCTCAATTAAGCCAAATTTATCTGTTGAAGACGCTTCCAACCTCCCTATACTTCACAAGAAAACGACAGAAAAGAGGACATTGAAGGCATACGAATATAAAAATCAGGAAAACTGTGCTCACAATTGTAAAGAACCAGGCAACCGAGACAAGCAATGTCAGCAAACAGAAAGGGAACGATTTAAAGTGGACAATGACAATGCAAATGAGGATCGGGACCCTCCACGCTCATCcgatctaaaacaaagcaatgaCACTATTGAGGAGCTAATAAGGGTAATTAGAGAGCAGAACAGTtctaaaaatatagaaaacatTCCAGAATCCGTCAACAGCCTTTCTTTGGCAACACAGTTGTCGCAGACACAGGACGCACGAAGTCTAACAAACTCGACAGTGAATGCCAGAGAAACGAGAAAAGTTGGCGTTCCAAAGAGAAACCTGTCCGCCGATAGCATAGTTTTGTCCAAGCGAACTCCACCGAACGTGACCCGAAAATCAAGCACTTTAACACCCGTCACGACTGTAAGTCTGATATTTGACGACCCTGAAGATTTAACAATTGAACCATTTGTTCATAACAGTATTCCTACAAAAAGTTCTATGACTCAAGACGATTCTTTGAAAAGTTCACTTAACTCCCCGAGCTCTCTGGCAAGTAGCCCGAAGCTGCGGCGAAGATTGCCGTGCGTTCCTTCCGACAGTGGTCGGTCGACTCGATCTACAGCCGAGTGCAGCACTGAAAGCAATGTAATCTCTTCCAAGGCTCAACTCTCTTTACCATCCGAACCAAGGAGCCGAAGAATTCTCCCCACACCCCCACCTTCTCCGCCAAGCTCATCGCGTAAACTGTCAAACACAGGCAATGAAAACCAACTTAGTGGAAAATCAAATCGGAACAGTGGGAGTGGACTTTCCGATAACGAATCCGTAGATGTTGAATCCCCTTCTGCTTCTTCTGCCTCCCGGAAAGATTCCGGAAAGTCACTAAGCCAGCTGTTCAGTGCATTTACTTCTAAGAATCACTCTGATGTGAGCgatggaaaagaaaagagaaaagagtCGCAAGAAAGGCCTGAATCAGGAAAAAACACTTCCTCGACCCATCGGCCTCCATCAACCCAACAAGACATTTTAGAGCAGCAAAAACACTCAATGTTTTTACATTCATTTGCATCCGGTAGCTTGCAGCCACCAGGCTTTCAAAGACGACTCTTTAGTCGATCATCCCATCCGAATTTGTTGATGACAGTCTCTGAAGAACCTACGAAAGACGAACGTAAAATATCTGTCCCTTCTCAATCTGCTAACGGCACCGATAACTCTAAAGTTTCCCCCAAAGTTTTTAAACGGCGCGCCAGCCTTACATCTATAGGCGAGACCTTAGTCAATCAGGTGCCGTCCCAGGACATGAGTGACATTAATCGTCTTCGGAGCGAATCCGAGCCTGGCTTCATGATATTTCCAGATGATTATGCGGGACAGAATCTGTTGTCTTCTCATGCCGTGTCTGGGATGGTGTCTCTACACATTATCAAAGCCACGAACTTGCAGTTGACTGATAAGAAACTcttagaaaagaaaaagaaggtcCATTGCGCTGTGGAAGTTGACTTTGAACAGAAGGCTTTGACAAGTTCCAAACGAGCATCGAAAACTTTACTGTGGGACGAAATGTTTGAGGTTGaaatccaacatggccgtcAAGTGTGTCTCTCTTGTTACACTTCTCGCCACGAATTCGATAAACCCGTTGCCAAAGTTTTGTTCAATTTGTCGCCTTTTGTGCGGTTTGGAAAGTGGCACAAGGTTGTATTTCGCATGCAACCACAAGGGGTGATCCATCTCGAAATGGGATTCGTCGAGATGAGGACATTGCTTCAACGAACCCCTTCCGATCGTAAATCGGGCGTCTTTGGCTTTCAACTCAACGTGACTTCGCAAAATGAGAATACTGACGTTCCTTTCGTCGTCCGCAAGTGCGTGGAAGAGATCGACAGGCGCGGCCTTACTTGTCAAGGTCTGTATCGGATTTCCGGAAATGCCCGGCGAAAGAAACAGCTACATGCGCAGTTCGACGAGGACAGCGCGGCCGTGGATTTGTCAGAGGAAAATTATCCAGATATTCACATTATCGCTGGGATTTTAAAGGACTATCTCCGAGAGCTACCTGAGCCACTGATAACGGAATCCCTGTCAAAGCTTCTAATCAAGGCAGCTAAGGAACACGTTCAGGATCAAGATCTGGCTTCACAAAAGCGCCTTCTTTCCAAGCTTCTGGTTCAGTTACCGCAAATCAACAGAGAGACTCTGATTTACCTACTGAATCATTTTATGCGAGTAATCGCGGAGAAGGACACGAACAAAATGGACGCTCATAATCTCTCTGTGTGTTTCGGTCCTGTGCTTTTGTGTCCCCCAGCAAACCTCACAGAGAGCAAAGACTTGCTTGATCTTAAGCTTCACATCAAGGTCgtggaatttctcttttatctTTGGAAGAATGCGAAGTCGACGAGTTCGTAG